A DNA window from Actinomadura coerulea contains the following coding sequences:
- a CDS encoding MMPL family transporter — MSDHSVPPPPPSPPVRRPDGALAALARLCHRRRRLVLLAWLVGVVAVAFAGFGFGAAPDNDFSGGDSGSAKAQTLIEKHFPERRGDTLTLAIKATGGIDDPAARRRIEKVIAELDASPVTGPVTSPYQDGSLVTRDRRIARTTIPLTEEAAKKTDVKPLVDAVKGASGDGVTLGLGGERAEKAETPPQGPAEGVGLLTAAVILFISFGSLVAMGLPIATALTAILGGLALIKLVGHLVPAPDFTMLVAVLVGLGIGIDYALFIVTRYREALRDGDDPENATVKAIATAGHAVLFAGTTVVIALLGLVVMGQRLMTGVAVAASVTVLVTMIAAVTLLPALLGVTGRRIDSLRLPRRAPRPRTGERRPPAERWAAVVQRRPLVAAVLAGTGLLVLAAPVLSMRLSLPDASVQPRDRSSHTSYTILSEGFGPGYGAPLIFATRIGSADADLRPVVDAVGRTEGIASVTPPQVSRDGRAVTFMAFPKSGAQDEATADLVHRLRDDVLPGAPGGGGVQVGGPNAGAIDFAEDVGSRLPLMIGVVVALSLVLLVALVRSVTIALQAAVMNLLSIGAAYGVLVAVVQWGWLGSALGFPTTMPITTWVPMMMFPLLFGLSMDYEVFLISRVREEYVRTGDTRTAVTRGLASTAKVITAAAAIMIAVFSTSLLGPDVSVKQIGLGMAVAVLVDATIVRMILVPAVMELCGRANWWMPGRRTPAYAGETPRQEAGPQETSGRMWAGRR; from the coding sequence ATGAGCGATCACTCTGTGCCCCCTCCACCCCCCTCGCCCCCCGTCCGCCGACCGGACGGCGCCCTCGCGGCGCTGGCCCGCCTCTGCCATCGGCGCCGCCGCCTGGTGCTCCTCGCCTGGCTGGTCGGCGTGGTCGCCGTGGCGTTCGCCGGCTTCGGCTTCGGCGCCGCGCCCGACAACGACTTCTCCGGCGGAGACTCCGGATCCGCCAAGGCCCAGACGCTGATCGAGAAGCACTTCCCCGAGCGGCGCGGCGACACCCTGACCCTCGCGATCAAGGCGACCGGGGGAATCGACGACCCCGCCGCCCGGCGGCGGATCGAGAAGGTCATCGCCGAGCTGGACGCCTCACCCGTGACCGGGCCGGTGACCTCGCCCTACCAGGACGGGAGCCTGGTGACGCGCGACCGCCGCATCGCCCGGACGACCATCCCGCTGACCGAGGAGGCGGCGAAGAAGACCGACGTCAAACCCCTGGTGGACGCGGTCAAGGGCGCCTCGGGCGACGGCGTGACCCTGGGGCTCGGCGGCGAGCGGGCGGAGAAGGCCGAGACGCCCCCGCAGGGCCCGGCCGAGGGCGTGGGCCTGCTGACCGCGGCGGTGATCCTGTTCATCTCCTTCGGGTCGCTCGTCGCGATGGGCCTGCCGATCGCGACGGCGCTGACGGCGATCCTCGGCGGCCTGGCCCTGATCAAGCTGGTGGGGCACCTCGTCCCGGCGCCGGACTTCACGATGCTCGTCGCCGTCCTGGTCGGGCTCGGCATCGGCATCGACTACGCGCTGTTCATCGTGACCCGCTACCGGGAGGCCCTGCGGGACGGAGACGACCCCGAGAACGCCACGGTCAAGGCCATCGCCACCGCCGGACACGCCGTGCTGTTCGCCGGCACGACCGTGGTGATCGCGCTGCTCGGACTGGTCGTCATGGGGCAGCGGCTGATGACCGGCGTGGCCGTCGCCGCGTCGGTGACCGTTCTGGTCACGATGATCGCCGCGGTGACCCTGCTGCCGGCGCTCCTCGGCGTCACCGGCCGCCGGATCGACTCGCTGCGGCTGCCGCGCCGCGCGCCGCGACCGCGCACCGGCGAGCGCCGTCCCCCCGCCGAGCGCTGGGCCGCCGTGGTGCAGCGCAGGCCGCTGGTCGCGGCGGTCCTGGCCGGGACGGGCCTGCTGGTGCTCGCCGCCCCCGTGCTGTCGATGCGGCTGAGCCTGCCCGACGCCAGCGTCCAGCCGCGCGACCGGAGCAGCCACACCTCCTACACGATCCTCTCCGAGGGCTTCGGGCCCGGCTACGGCGCGCCCCTGATCTTCGCGACGCGGATCGGGTCCGCGGACGCGGATCTGCGTCCGGTGGTCGACGCGGTCGGGCGGACCGAGGGCATCGCCTCCGTCACGCCGCCCCAGGTCAGCAGGGACGGGCGGGCGGTCACGTTCATGGCCTTCCCGAAGAGCGGCGCCCAGGACGAGGCCACCGCCGACCTCGTGCACCGGCTGCGCGACGACGTCCTGCCCGGGGCACCGGGCGGCGGTGGAGTCCAGGTGGGCGGCCCGAACGCCGGCGCGATCGACTTCGCCGAGGACGTCGGCTCCCGCCTGCCCCTGATGATCGGGGTCGTCGTCGCCCTCTCCCTGGTCCTGCTGGTCGCTCTGGTCCGGTCGGTCACGATCGCGCTGCAGGCCGCGGTGATGAACCTGCTGTCGATCGGCGCCGCCTACGGCGTGCTGGTCGCGGTCGTCCAGTGGGGATGGCTCGGTTCGGCCCTCGGCTTCCCCACCACCATGCCGATCACGACCTGGGTCCCGATGATGATGTTCCCGCTGCTGTTCGGCCTGTCCATGGACTACGAGGTCTTCCTGATCTCGCGGGTCCGGGAGGAGTACGTGCGCACCGGCGACACCCGGACGGCCGTCACCCGCGGGCTGGCGAGCACCGCCAAGGTCATCACCGCCGCGGCCGCCATCATGATCGCCGTCTTCTCGACGTCGCTGCTCGGCCCCGACGTGTCGGTCAAGCAGATCGGCCTCGGTATGGCCGTCGCCGTCCTCGTCGACGCCACCATCGTCCGGATGATCCTCGTCCCGGCGGTGATGGAGCTGTGCGGCAGGGCCAACTGGTGGATGCCGGGCCGCCGGACACCCGCCTACGCTGGAGAAACCCCGCGCCAGGAGGCCGGCCCTCAGGAGACGTCCGGCAGAATGTGGGCGGGACGGAGGTGA
- a CDS encoding TetR family transcriptional regulator codes for MTNLAGRPNSPRGDRRRRELVDAGTALLSLEGWPGVSTRAVAERAGTNPGLIHYHFGGLAGLHAAIFRHAVDLIVGPMVAELLAAPDERAALEAMRGLLVPAPAGEPGSRLAAELIVGAMRDPALGAVLREELRLARERIADRLAALHPDWPRGRLSGAATLITAAIDGVMLHYMIDGELPVGDALSAAADLLEGRS; via the coding sequence GTGACCAACTTGGCCGGTCGACCAAATTCACCGCGCGGCGACCGCCGGCGGCGGGAGCTGGTGGACGCCGGGACGGCGCTGCTGAGCCTGGAGGGCTGGCCGGGCGTCTCCACCCGGGCGGTGGCCGAGCGCGCCGGCACCAACCCGGGCTTGATCCACTACCACTTCGGCGGGCTGGCCGGACTGCACGCGGCGATCTTCCGGCACGCCGTGGACCTGATCGTCGGGCCCATGGTCGCCGAGCTCCTGGCGGCGCCGGACGAGCGCGCGGCGCTGGAGGCGATGCGCGGTCTGCTGGTGCCGGCCCCGGCCGGCGAGCCGGGGTCCCGGCTGGCCGCCGAGCTCATCGTCGGCGCGATGCGCGACCCCGCCCTCGGCGCCGTGCTGCGCGAGGAGCTCCGGCTGGCCCGGGAGCGGATCGCGGACCGTCTCGCGGCGCTGCACCCGGACTGGCCGCGGGGCCGCCTGTCCGGGGCGGCCACCCTGATCACCGCGGCGATCGACGGGGTGATGCTGCACTACATGATCGACGGCGAGCTCCCGGTCGGCGACGCGCTGTCCGCGGCCGCCGACCTGCTGGAGGGCCGCTCGTAA
- a CDS encoding sensor histidine kinase: MERRTGTFSPRAVTHDTLLALFVTVMQVQGTVARVAAEGATRPLSDLGNLGYALLVVSGLAVAVRRRWPVPVFAVTALSSLVYYGIGFPDGPGWLALFVSLYTLAAYGDGRRSLVIAGTGIGVLAAVWLYTAADIEPRAAIGWVFFRIGASVMSAALGESVRSRRVIAADAVKRAELAERTREETARARVDAERLRIAREVHDTVAHAVAIINVQSGVTAHVLDKRPEQAREALRTIEQTSSRALREMRAVLGVLRDEGDGRAPHPGLDQIGELTAKAREAGLDVTLEASPPETPLPSAVGSAAYRILQESVTNVIRHVGPTRVTVALTPGNDALEIRVTDEGRRAGHGAADGATAPGGSGHGILGMRERCRLLGGEFDAGPTAGGGFQVTARLPLAPTGPLREAAP; encoded by the coding sequence ATGGAACGCCGTACCGGGACGTTCTCCCCACGTGCGGTGACGCACGACACGCTGCTCGCGCTCTTCGTCACCGTGATGCAGGTGCAGGGAACGGTCGCCCGGGTCGCCGCCGAAGGGGCGACCCGTCCGCTCTCCGACCTGGGAAACCTCGGCTACGCGCTGCTGGTCGTGAGCGGCCTCGCCGTGGCCGTCCGCCGCCGGTGGCCGGTGCCCGTGTTCGCGGTCACCGCGCTCTCCAGCCTGGTGTACTACGGGATCGGCTTCCCGGACGGGCCCGGCTGGCTCGCGCTGTTCGTCTCCCTCTACACCCTCGCGGCCTACGGCGACGGACGCCGCTCCCTGGTGATCGCTGGGACGGGGATCGGCGTGCTGGCCGCCGTGTGGCTGTACACGGCGGCCGACATCGAACCGCGCGCCGCCATCGGCTGGGTGTTCTTCCGCATCGGCGCGTCGGTCATGAGCGCGGCCCTCGGCGAGTCCGTCCGGTCCCGCCGGGTCATCGCGGCCGACGCCGTGAAGCGCGCCGAACTGGCCGAACGGACCCGGGAGGAGACGGCTCGCGCACGCGTGGACGCCGAGCGGCTCCGGATCGCCCGCGAGGTCCACGACACCGTCGCCCACGCGGTGGCCATCATCAACGTGCAGTCCGGGGTCACCGCGCACGTGCTCGACAAGCGTCCGGAACAGGCGCGCGAAGCGCTGCGGACCATCGAGCAGACCAGTTCGCGGGCGCTGCGGGAGATGCGCGCCGTCCTCGGCGTCCTGCGCGACGAGGGCGACGGGCGCGCCCCGCACCCCGGCCTGGACCAGATCGGCGAACTCACCGCGAAGGCGCGCGAAGCGGGACTCGACGTCACGCTGGAGGCGTCTCCGCCCGAGACGCCGCTGCCGAGCGCGGTGGGCAGCGCCGCCTACCGGATCCTCCAGGAGTCGGTCACCAACGTGATCCGCCACGTCGGCCCCACCCGCGTGACGGTCGCGCTGACTCCCGGGAACGACGCCCTGGAGATCCGCGTGACCGACGAGGGCCGCCGTGCCGGGCACGGCGCCGCGGACGGCGCGACCGCCCCCGGCGGCTCCGGCCACGGGATCCTGGGCATGCGCGAGCGCTGCCGCCTGCTCGGCGGCGAGTTCGACGCCGGCCCCACCGCGGGCGGCGGGTTCCAGGTGACGGCCCGGCTGCCCCTCGCCCCGACCGGGCCCCTCCGGGAGGCGGCGCCGTGA
- a CDS encoding DUF6153 family protein, producing MRTHVGGLPAGDGANAERRVGRPGRRGVLHPASGLPVLSGLLVLSGLLVLLGLLAMHGFQATSGPAEMSGVPLASMTAGHAAPVTEAVTGHRPPQDDRPGGHHSDRHPDHPGGQVCLAMLTMLALALIAALLALRLRRSPPAAVSRPARVRIPPVGRPPPRPSLHELSVLRL from the coding sequence ATGAGAACGCACGTCGGCGGCCTCCCCGCGGGGGACGGCGCGAACGCGGAACGGCGGGTGGGACGCCCTGGGCGCCGGGGCGTCCTCCACCCGGCGTCCGGCCTGCCCGTGCTCTCCGGCCTACTCGTGCTCTCCGGCCTACTCGTGCTCCTCGGCCTGCTGGCGATGCACGGCTTCCAGGCCACGTCGGGCCCGGCGGAGATGAGCGGCGTTCCGCTGGCGTCCATGACCGCCGGGCACGCGGCCCCCGTCACCGAGGCGGTGACGGGGCACCGCCCGCCCCAGGACGACCGGCCCGGCGGCCATCACTCCGACCGCCACCCGGACCATCCCGGCGGCCAGGTCTGCCTGGCCATGCTGACCATGCTCGCGCTCGCGCTCATCGCGGCCCTCCTCGCGCTGCGCCTGCGGAGGTCGCCGCCGGCGGCCGTGTCGAGGCCGGCGCGGGTGCGGATCCCGCCGGTCGGACGGCCGCCGCCGAGACCGTCCCTGCACGAGCTGAGCGTGCTGAGGCTGTGA
- a CDS encoding STAS domain-containing protein, giving the protein MDAVQDGNSTSLRLWHDPQDRLRMRVENRDTCILVSVEGEIDYLTADAFREHVLSHLSGAWRIVLDLQEVRFCDSSGLGALVGLWKTVTVRRGRLVISRPSPVCRRILQRTGLDAHMVISPTLRHAFANIAGDLGGARPSPLVPEARQNAS; this is encoded by the coding sequence ATGGACGCGGTGCAGGACGGAAACTCTACGTCGCTTCGACTGTGGCACGACCCTCAGGACAGGCTCCGAATGCGCGTCGAGAACCGCGACACCTGCATTCTTGTCAGTGTGGAAGGCGAAATCGACTACCTCACGGCCGACGCCTTCCGGGAACATGTTCTTTCTCACTTGTCGGGCGCATGGCGGATCGTCCTGGACCTCCAGGAAGTGAGGTTCTGTGACTCGTCCGGCCTGGGGGCGCTGGTGGGTCTCTGGAAGACCGTCACGGTCCGGCGGGGCAGGCTGGTCATCAGCCGTCCGAGCCCGGTGTGCCGCCGGATCCTGCAACGCACCGGCCTCGACGCGCACATGGTCATCAGCCCCACGCTGCGGCACGCCTTCGCGAACATCGCAGGCGACCTGGGCGGCGCGCGGCCTTCGCCCCTGGTTCCCGAGGCGCGCCAGAACGCCTCCTGA
- a CDS encoding nitroreductase family deazaflavin-dependent oxidoreductase, whose product MEIIDRPAPPTGLRRLLWRLPIRLYRLGLGPLLGRRVMLLTHTGRVSGLPRQAVIEVVQKDADGCVAASGFGPRADWYRNIMANPDVTLQIGGERVQATAAPVPTAEGGEIMARYAPRHPAAARRLCKLMGFAVDGGVEDYRQVGHHIPFVRFTPRPPSRTA is encoded by the coding sequence ATGGAGATCATCGACAGGCCCGCCCCGCCGACCGGACTGCGCCGCCTGCTGTGGCGGCTGCCCATCCGGCTGTACCGCCTGGGTCTCGGGCCGCTGCTGGGGCGCCGCGTCATGCTGCTCACGCACACCGGCCGCGTCTCCGGCCTGCCGCGCCAGGCCGTCATCGAGGTCGTGCAGAAGGACGCGGACGGCTGCGTGGCGGCCTCCGGCTTCGGCCCCCGCGCGGACTGGTACCGCAACATCATGGCGAACCCGGACGTCACCCTCCAGATCGGCGGCGAGCGCGTCCAGGCGACGGCGGCCCCCGTCCCGACCGCCGAGGGCGGGGAGATCATGGCCCGGTACGCCCCCCGCCACCCGGCGGCCGCGCGGCGGCTGTGCAAGCTGATGGGCTTCGCCGTCGACGGCGGCGTCGAGGACTACCGCCAGGTGGGCCATCACATCCCCTTCGTGCGCTTCACGCCGCGCCCCCCGTCCCGGACGGCCTGA
- a CDS encoding M56 family metallopeptidase has protein sequence MIPLVAALVVAVVLLGCAAGPVLDLLRRAAVGPGAAIACWTAALAGTFIAAAGIAAAGLLAPPGPGHGLLSRLRDCLPHHGRLATAAAAVATAVLAAACAAVLARGLPRLGRAVRHRRRHREMLRLVAREDRRHPDVLVLDHPVPVAYSLPSRHRAIVVSTGAQQALSAEELGAVLAHERAHLRQRHHVLLLALDLVHAMLPWLPTVRRARARLPLLLEMAADDAAVRVHGSGPLVDALCRLSAAPAGAGALGAAGTPAAGALMERVLRLEGAPARPRRAVRLAAGLFAVAAVAAPLLTGAAAVAELAATC, from the coding sequence GTGATCCCGCTGGTGGCGGCCCTGGTCGTCGCGGTGGTCCTGCTGGGGTGCGCGGCGGGGCCGGTCCTCGACCTCCTCAGGCGCGCGGCCGTCGGCCCGGGGGCGGCCATCGCCTGCTGGACGGCCGCCCTCGCCGGGACGTTCATCGCCGCGGCGGGGATCGCGGCGGCGGGGCTGCTCGCGCCGCCGGGACCCGGTCACGGGCTCCTGTCCCGGCTGCGCGACTGCCTTCCCCACCACGGCCGTCTCGCCACCGCCGCCGCGGCCGTCGCGACCGCCGTCCTCGCCGCGGCCTGCGCGGCCGTGCTCGCCCGCGGCCTGCCGAGGCTCGGCCGGGCCGTGCGCCACCGCCGCCGGCACCGGGAGATGCTGCGGCTCGTCGCCCGCGAGGACCGCCGCCACCCGGACGTCCTCGTCCTCGACCACCCCGTCCCCGTCGCGTACTCGCTGCCGTCCCGGCACCGCGCGATCGTGGTCAGCACCGGGGCCCAGCAGGCGCTCAGCGCCGAGGAGCTCGGCGCCGTCCTGGCGCACGAGCGGGCGCATCTGCGCCAGCGCCACCACGTGCTCCTGCTGGCCCTGGACCTGGTCCACGCCATGCTGCCGTGGCTGCCGACCGTCCGGCGCGCGAGGGCGCGGCTGCCGCTGCTGCTGGAGATGGCCGCGGACGACGCCGCGGTCCGCGTCCACGGGAGCGGGCCGCTGGTCGACGCGCTGTGCCGGCTCTCGGCGGCGCCCGCCGGCGCGGGGGCGCTCGGCGCGGCGGGCACGCCGGCCGCCGGGGCGCTGATGGAGCGGGTGCTGCGGTTGGAGGGCGCTCCGGCGAGGCCGCGCCGCGCCGTCCGGCTCGCGGCCGGCCTCTTCGCGGTGGCGGCGGTCGCCGCGCCGCTCCTGACCGGTGCCGCGGCGGTCGCCGAACTCGCCGCGACGTGCTGA
- a CDS encoding response regulator, which translates to MSGPIRILLVDDHPVVRSGIRAMLADQPGFALVGEAATGREGVEEARRLSPDVVLMDLQLGAGMHGSEATRQITAAGAGAPRVLVLTTFDTDSDILAAIEAGATGYLLKDAPPDRLFTAIRSAAAGDSALAPSVASRLLGRMRSPTATPTARELEVLRLVAEGPSNRQISRRLFLSETTVKTHLVHLYAKLGVDSRTAAVAAATRRGLIRPP; encoded by the coding sequence GTGAGCGGGCCGATCCGCATCCTGCTGGTGGACGACCATCCCGTGGTCCGCTCCGGGATCCGCGCCATGCTCGCCGACCAGCCCGGCTTCGCGCTGGTCGGTGAGGCGGCGACGGGGCGGGAGGGGGTCGAGGAGGCGCGCCGCCTCTCCCCCGACGTCGTGCTGATGGACCTGCAGCTCGGCGCCGGGATGCACGGCAGCGAGGCCACCCGGCAGATCACCGCCGCGGGGGCGGGCGCGCCGCGCGTCCTCGTGCTGACCACGTTCGACACCGACTCCGACATCCTCGCCGCCATCGAGGCCGGCGCCACCGGCTACCTGCTGAAGGACGCGCCCCCGGACAGGCTGTTCACCGCGATCCGGTCGGCCGCCGCCGGAGACAGCGCGCTCGCCCCGAGCGTCGCCTCACGGCTCCTCGGCCGCATGCGCTCCCCCACCGCGACGCCGACCGCCCGCGAGCTGGAGGTGCTGCGGCTGGTCGCCGAGGGGCCGTCGAACCGCCAGATCAGCAGGCGGCTGTTCCTCAGCGAGACCACGGTCAAGACGCATCTGGTGCACCTCTACGCCAAGCTCGGCGTCGACTCCCGCACGGCCGCGGTCGCCGCCGCCACCCGGCGCGGCCTGATCCGCCCGCCCTGA
- a CDS encoding response regulator transcription factor, whose product MSDPSTAPIRVLLADDEGLVRSGFRLLIDVEDDIAVVAEATDGARAVELARATRPDVVLMDIRMPRLDGIQATAQITGTRGLEDVRILILTTYDTEAYVFEALQAGASGFLLKDAGPAELLHAIRVVAAGEALLAPRITRRLIGKFTAWHTASANARDRLAPLTDREREVLALIGRGLSNQEIGAELFISPATARTHVSRTMAKLGARDRAQLVVIAYRTGLVTPDS is encoded by the coding sequence GTGAGCGATCCGTCCACGGCGCCGATCAGGGTGCTGCTCGCCGACGACGAGGGGCTCGTGCGGTCCGGGTTCAGGCTGCTCATCGACGTCGAGGACGACATCGCCGTGGTCGCGGAGGCGACCGACGGCGCCCGGGCGGTCGAGCTGGCCCGCGCCACCCGCCCCGACGTCGTCCTCATGGACATCCGCATGCCGAGGCTGGACGGCATCCAGGCCACGGCACAGATCACCGGGACGCGCGGGCTGGAGGACGTCCGGATCCTCATCCTCACCACCTACGACACCGAGGCCTACGTGTTCGAGGCGCTGCAGGCCGGCGCCAGCGGCTTCCTGCTCAAGGACGCCGGACCGGCGGAGCTCCTGCACGCCATCCGGGTGGTCGCCGCCGGCGAGGCGCTGCTCGCGCCGCGCATCACCAGGCGCCTCATCGGTAAGTTCACCGCGTGGCACACGGCGTCCGCGAACGCCCGGGACCGGCTCGCTCCGCTCACCGACCGCGAGCGGGAGGTGCTGGCCCTCATCGGGCGGGGGCTGAGCAACCAGGAGATCGGCGCCGAACTGTTCATCAGCCCGGCCACCGCCCGCACCCACGTCAGCCGCACGATGGCGAAGCTCGGGGCGCGCGACCGCGCGCAGCTGGTCGTCATCGCCTACCGGACGGGCCTGGTGACCCCCGACTCGTGA
- a CDS encoding DUF305 domain-containing protein — protein MKRAFALITVPALAIALAACGDGDDNGASTGHSMPAHSMPAHSMPAHSASPGGAQAGPHNGQDVMFAQMMIPHHRQAVEMAGLAAARASSAQVKTLAADIEKAQEPEIQQLSAWLKGWGAPVPSPGATGMGGMHHGGTGGMDGMMSEKDMKELEAAKGKAFDRAFLEMMIEHHEGAVAMARTEQSSGQFPPAKQMAGSIVSSQTAEIEKMRTLLKR, from the coding sequence ATGAAGCGAGCGTTCGCGCTCATCACCGTCCCGGCCCTGGCGATCGCCCTGGCCGCGTGCGGCGACGGCGACGACAACGGCGCCTCGACCGGCCACTCGATGCCCGCTCACTCCATGCCCGCCCACTCCATGCCCGCCCACTCGGCGTCTCCGGGCGGCGCCCAGGCCGGACCGCACAACGGCCAGGACGTCATGTTCGCGCAGATGATGATCCCGCATCACCGGCAGGCGGTCGAGATGGCCGGCCTCGCCGCCGCCCGCGCCTCGTCCGCGCAGGTGAAGACGCTGGCCGCCGACATCGAGAAGGCGCAGGAACCGGAGATCCAGCAGCTCAGCGCGTGGCTGAAGGGCTGGGGCGCCCCGGTTCCCTCGCCTGGCGCGACCGGCATGGGCGGCATGCACCACGGCGGCACGGGCGGCATGGACGGGATGATGAGCGAGAAGGACATGAAGGAACTGGAGGCCGCCAAGGGCAAGGCGTTCGACAGGGCGTTCCTGGAGATGATGATCGAGCACCACGAGGGCGCCGTGGCGATGGCCAGGACCGAGCAGTCCTCCGGGCAGTTCCCCCCGGCCAAGCAGATGGCCGGGAGCATCGTCTCCTCGCAGACCGCCGAGATCGAGAAGATGCGGACCCTGCTGAAGCGGTAG
- a CDS encoding TetR family transcriptional regulator: MAWDTARTRRLILDAAVGEFAAHGPEAARMDRIAAAAGVNKERIYSYFGNKRQMFAIVLTTELERLAEAVPLDEKAASDLGEYAGQVFDYHRAHPHFVRLLHWEGLHLADEGPVAAEAERTAHYAEKIAALARAQESGHLDPRPAPRELLYSVIVLAGWWFATPQLRRMLMPDLDRDPDGQRAALVRLVRRLSDPAN, translated from the coding sequence ATGGCATGGGACACCGCGAGAACCAGACGGCTCATCCTGGACGCCGCGGTCGGCGAGTTCGCCGCCCACGGGCCCGAGGCGGCCCGCATGGACCGGATCGCCGCCGCCGCCGGGGTGAACAAGGAGCGGATCTACTCCTACTTCGGCAACAAGCGGCAGATGTTCGCGATCGTGCTGACCACGGAACTGGAGCGCCTGGCCGAGGCCGTGCCGCTGGACGAGAAGGCGGCCTCCGACCTGGGCGAGTACGCCGGGCAGGTCTTCGACTACCACCGCGCGCACCCGCACTTCGTCCGGCTGCTGCACTGGGAGGGCCTCCACCTCGCCGACGAGGGGCCGGTGGCGGCCGAGGCCGAGCGGACCGCGCACTACGCCGAGAAGATCGCCGCCCTGGCCAGGGCGCAGGAGTCGGGGCATCTGGACCCCCGGCCGGCGCCCCGGGAACTGCTGTACTCCGTCATCGTCCTGGCCGGCTGGTGGTTCGCCACCCCGCAGCTCCGGCGGATGCTGATGCCCGACCTCGACCGCGACCCGGACGGCCAGCGCGCCGCGCTCGTCCGCCTCGTCCGCCGTCTCAGCGACCCCGCGAACTGA
- a CDS encoding NlpC/P60 family protein, producing MQRRAAGTRTTARRRIRTGTAWTAALALSAGLLAPAPAHAEPKPTRKQLTAQQEKLADEAEKLSEQYNGLRERLKQAEHAAKLAKSSALRQQKALDEARERMAKIAADSYKNGPADPAITFASSSDPQAVLDQSATLNYFAKQNDVRITQMLQVMQGADRSRKAAEQRAAQVRALTGEARKKRRELQIKLKKVEKQLGTFKTAGTRPGSIPNINSGGASAKAMTAVRAALAQQGVPYSWGGGNASGPSYGTAQGANIKGFDCSGLTLYAYAQVGITLGHYTGSQYNAGTHVSMSQLKPGDLVFFHSDLHHMGMYIGNGNMVHAPQTGDVVKIAPIAGRPFAGGVRVA from the coding sequence ATGCAGCGACGAGCTGCCGGTACCCGAACGACAGCCCGCCGCAGGATCCGCACCGGCACGGCATGGACGGCCGCCCTCGCGCTGTCCGCCGGCCTTCTCGCGCCCGCGCCCGCCCACGCCGAGCCCAAGCCGACGCGCAAGCAACTGACCGCGCAGCAGGAGAAGCTCGCCGACGAGGCCGAGAAGCTCAGCGAGCAGTACAACGGCCTGCGCGAGCGCCTCAAGCAGGCCGAGCACGCCGCGAAGCTCGCCAAGAGCAGCGCCCTGCGCCAGCAGAAGGCCCTGGACGAGGCGCGCGAGCGCATGGCGAAGATCGCGGCCGACAGCTACAAGAACGGCCCGGCGGACCCGGCCATCACCTTCGCCTCGTCCTCCGACCCGCAGGCCGTCCTGGACCAGTCGGCCACCCTCAACTACTTCGCCAAGCAGAACGACGTCCGCATCACGCAGATGCTCCAGGTGATGCAGGGCGCCGACCGGTCCCGCAAGGCCGCCGAGCAGCGCGCCGCCCAGGTGCGCGCGCTCACCGGCGAGGCGAGGAAGAAGCGCCGGGAACTCCAGATCAAGCTCAAGAAGGTCGAGAAGCAGCTCGGCACCTTCAAGACCGCCGGTACGCGGCCCGGCTCGATCCCCAACATCAACTCCGGCGGGGCCTCGGCCAAGGCCATGACGGCCGTCCGGGCCGCCCTGGCCCAGCAGGGCGTGCCCTACTCCTGGGGTGGCGGCAACGCCTCCGGCCCGAGCTACGGCACCGCGCAGGGCGCCAACATCAAGGGCTTCGACTGCTCCGGCCTGACCCTGTACGCCTACGCGCAGGTCGGCATCACCCTCGGCCACTACACCGGCAGCCAGTACAACGCCGGGACCCACGTGAGCATGAGCCAGCTCAAGCCCGGCGACCTGGTGTTCTTCCACAGCGACCTGCACCACATGGGCATGTACATCGGCAACGGCAACATGGTCCACGCGCCGCAGACCGGCGACGTCGTCAAGATCGCGCCGATCGCCGGCCGCCCCTTCGCCGGCGGAGTCCGGGTCGCCTGA
- a CDS encoding BlaI/MecI/CopY family transcriptional regulator: MSALGGSLERSIMDVLWAAPRPLRVRELMAELNEDADKALAYNTVQTVAERLAQKGLLRRTQEGTAFRYSPTRPREEYTVELMLDALSEAADHGAILARFAESVPPEDARHLLDALRRRTADEDA; encoded by the coding sequence GTGTCCGCACTCGGAGGATCGCTCGAACGCTCCATCATGGACGTGCTGTGGGCGGCGCCCCGCCCGCTGCGGGTCCGCGAGCTGATGGCCGAGCTGAACGAGGACGCGGACAAGGCGCTGGCCTACAACACCGTGCAGACCGTGGCCGAACGCCTGGCGCAGAAGGGCCTCCTCCGGCGTACGCAGGAGGGCACGGCCTTCCGCTACAGCCCCACGCGGCCGCGGGAGGAGTACACGGTCGAGCTGATGCTGGACGCCCTGAGCGAGGCCGCCGACCACGGCGCCATCCTGGCGAGGTTCGCCGAGAGCGTCCCGCCGGAGGACGCCCGGCACCTCCTGGACGCCCTGCGTCGGCGGACCGCGGACGAGGACGCGTGA